One part of the Paenibacillus antri genome encodes these proteins:
- a CDS encoding heavy metal translocating P-type ATPase — translation MSKTAESLESKNVYRVEGFTCANCAGKFEKNVKQLPGVQDAKVNFGASKITVIGETTIDDLEKAGAFENLKVIPDKPARGAKPVPVTNEEKSVFNVQGFTCANCAGKFEKNVKQLPGVQDAKVNFGASKITVYGSSTIEELEKAGAFENLKVTPEKTAREPRSVETAIKEAKEPFYKKHSSLLTAVLLIVFGYISQYVNGEENIVTSLLFASSIVLGGYNLFKVGFKNLLRFEFDMKTLMTVAIIGAAIIGEWAEGAIVVILFAISEALERFSMDRARQSIRSLMDIAPKEALVRRNGQEMMIHVDDIAVGDIMIVKPGQKIAMDGVVVSGYSAVNQAAITGESVPVEKTVNDDVFAGTLNEEGLLEVKVTKLVDDTTIAKIIHLVEEAQGERAPSQAFVDKFAKYYTPIIMIVAALVAVIPPLFFDGSWAAWIYQGLAVLVVGCPCALVISTPISIVSAIGNAAKKGVLIKGGVYLEEMGALKAIAFDKTGTLTKGVPVVTDFKMFNNDTKPSELLSIITALEYRSQHPLASAIMRKAEEESISYSDVKVEDFSSITGKGIKGIVNGTMFYIGNPKLFKELPTVRFSSEQEQQVTTLQNEGKTAMIVGTDREVLAVIAVADEVRESSKDVIQKLHQLGIKKTIMLTGDNKGTASAIAGHVGVSDVQAELLPQDKLDFIKQLRSDYGNVAMVGDGVNDAPALAASTVGIAMGGAGTDTALETADVALMGDDLRKLPFAIKLSRNALGVIKQNITFALAIKLIALLLVIPGWLTLWIAILSDMGATLLVALNGLRLMRVKE, via the coding sequence TTGAGTAAAACGGCAGAGTCATTAGAAAGTAAAAACGTGTACCGCGTAGAAGGATTTACATGCGCAAACTGTGCCGGAAAATTTGAAAAGAACGTAAAACAACTGCCGGGCGTTCAAGACGCGAAAGTGAACTTCGGGGCTTCCAAAATCACGGTGATCGGTGAAACGACGATTGATGATCTGGAAAAAGCTGGGGCGTTCGAGAATCTGAAAGTGATCCCCGACAAGCCAGCACGCGGGGCAAAACCTGTCCCGGTAACGAACGAGGAAAAAAGTGTATTCAATGTTCAGGGGTTTACGTGCGCGAACTGTGCTGGGAAATTTGAAAAGAACGTAAAGCAACTGCCGGGCGTTCAAGACGCGAAAGTAAATTTCGGCGCTTCGAAAATTACGGTTTATGGCAGCTCCACGATCGAGGAATTGGAGAAAGCCGGTGCGTTCGAAAACCTTAAAGTGACCCCGGAAAAGACGGCTCGCGAACCGAGATCAGTGGAGACCGCGATTAAAGAAGCTAAAGAACCGTTTTATAAAAAACACAGCTCTTTATTGACTGCCGTTTTATTGATTGTATTCGGCTATATCTCCCAATACGTCAATGGAGAAGAAAACATCGTTACTTCCTTGCTGTTCGCCTCCTCTATTGTATTGGGGGGTTATAACCTTTTTAAAGTCGGCTTCAAGAACTTGCTTCGATTTGAATTCGACATGAAGACGCTTATGACGGTAGCCATCATTGGCGCTGCGATTATAGGGGAATGGGCAGAAGGCGCGATCGTAGTTATCTTGTTTGCAATTAGTGAAGCCTTGGAACGATTCTCGATGGATCGCGCGAGACAATCGATACGTTCCTTAATGGACATCGCGCCAAAAGAAGCTCTTGTAAGACGTAATGGACAAGAGATGATGATCCATGTCGATGATATCGCCGTTGGGGACATTATGATCGTGAAACCCGGTCAAAAGATCGCCATGGACGGTGTGGTTGTAAGTGGATACTCCGCCGTAAATCAAGCCGCGATTACAGGTGAGTCCGTTCCGGTAGAAAAGACAGTCAATGACGATGTCTTTGCCGGAACGTTAAATGAAGAAGGCTTACTAGAAGTTAAGGTAACAAAGCTTGTGGATGACACAACCATTGCGAAGATTATTCACCTGGTTGAGGAAGCACAGGGAGAACGTGCCCCTTCACAAGCGTTTGTTGATAAATTTGCGAAGTACTACACACCCATCATCATGATTGTGGCCGCTTTAGTCGCGGTTATTCCTCCGCTTTTCTTTGATGGAAGTTGGGCCGCATGGATTTATCAAGGTTTAGCTGTACTCGTTGTCGGTTGTCCTTGTGCACTTGTGATATCGACGCCAATTTCCATCGTGTCGGCAATCGGAAATGCGGCGAAAAAGGGCGTCCTTATCAAAGGCGGTGTGTATCTCGAAGAAATGGGTGCCTTGAAGGCGATCGCATTTGATAAGACCGGCACACTCACGAAAGGGGTCCCTGTTGTAACGGACTTCAAGATGTTTAACAATGATACAAAGCCATCGGAACTGCTATCCATTATCACTGCATTAGAGTACCGATCCCAACATCCACTCGCGTCGGCGATCATGAGAAAGGCGGAAGAAGAAAGCATTTCTTATTCCGACGTCAAGGTGGAAGACTTTTCTTCCATTACGGGGAAGGGCATTAAAGGGATTGTTAATGGAACAATGTTTTATATTGGAAATCCGAAACTCTTTAAGGAACTGCCGACGGTTCGTTTCAGCAGCGAGCAGGAGCAGCAGGTTACAACCCTCCAAAACGAGGGCAAGACAGCGATGATTGTCGGAACGGATCGTGAGGTTCTCGCGGTGATCGCAGTGGCGGACGAAGTTCGTGAATCGAGTAAAGACGTTATTCAAAAGTTGCATCAACTCGGCATCAAAAAAACGATTATGCTTACCGGTGATAACAAAGGAACGGCATCGGCTATCGCCGGACATGTCGGCGTATCCGATGTTCAGGCTGAACTACTGCCGCAGGATAAATTGGATTTTATTAAGCAGTTGAGATCGGACTACGGCAACGTAGCCATGGTGGGGGACGGCGTGAACGATGCCCCTGCGCTTGCGGCATCGACAGTAGGTATCGCGATGGGCGGAGCCGGTACAGACACCGCGCTGGAAACGGCAGACGTTGCGTTAATGGGCGATGATTTACGGAAACTGCCATTCGCCATCAAACTAAGTCGAAATGCTTTGGGCGTCATTAAACAAAACATTACTTTTGCACTCGCGATTAAGTTAATTGCTTTGTTGCTCGTGATTCCAGGTTGGCTGACTCTTTGGATTGCCATCCTATCCGATATGGGGGCAACGCTCTTGGTTGCATTGAACGGGTTGCGACTCATGCGGGTAAAGGAATGA
- the lspA gene encoding signal peptidase II has translation MLRYYFVAIIAFAVDQILKWNVATYMDIGQKIPLISGFIQLTSHRNRGAAFGILQNQRLFFIIVTTVVLIGIIVYLYKIYRKQKLLSYALALIFGGALGNFVDRTLHGEVVDMLEFTFINYPVFNMADVFIVTGVGLIIFDTLRASRTDKGSA, from the coding sequence GTGCTTCGTTACTATTTTGTCGCGATAATCGCCTTTGCCGTTGACCAAATCCTTAAGTGGAATGTTGCGACTTACATGGATATCGGTCAAAAGATCCCATTGATTTCGGGCTTTATCCAACTAACATCCCATCGAAATCGGGGGGCCGCATTCGGCATTTTGCAGAACCAAAGGTTATTTTTCATTATAGTTACAACTGTTGTACTTATAGGAATAATTGTTTATTTATACAAAATATATCGCAAACAAAAATTGCTATCCTATGCGCTTGCATTGATTTTTGGGGGGGCGCTTGGAAATTTTGTGGACCGCACTTTACATGGCGAAGTCGTCGATATGCTGGAATTTACCTTTATTAATTACCCCGTTTTCAACATGGCGGATGTCTTCATCGTAACAGGAGTCGGTTTAATCATCTTCGATACGCTGCGGGCGTCAAGAACGGATAAGGGATCCGCTTAA
- a CDS encoding ZIP family metal transporter, which translates to MALSAGLLLAIAILDFVPESLEHNSFSPIFILIGIIGMYLFQHFVAGHFHFGEEAHVPKHRKSTVVGTIAGMLIHTFFDGFSIAASFTVDFRVGITVFISIFLHKIPDGITISSIIYVFTRNRNKALHAALLLGVSTVAGAIIATLLSNYFVPSEQIVAVAIAFSAGIFIYVALTDLLPAVNATGDRLASSFFFVGVSLYFLLSWVIQSLTPALH; encoded by the coding sequence ATGGCGTTAAGTGCTGGTCTGTTACTAGCGATTGCCATCTTGGATTTCGTTCCGGAATCCCTAGAACATAACTCTTTCAGTCCGATTTTTATCCTAATCGGTATAATAGGGATGTACCTCTTTCAGCATTTTGTGGCCGGCCATTTCCACTTTGGGGAGGAAGCCCACGTTCCCAAGCATCGTAAAAGTACAGTCGTTGGAACGATAGCAGGTATGCTCATCCATACGTTTTTTGATGGGTTTTCGATCGCGGCCAGTTTTACGGTAGATTTCCGGGTTGGAATCACCGTGTTTATCTCTATTTTTCTTCATAAAATACCAGACGGAATCACGATCTCGTCGATTATTTATGTTTTCACAAGGAACAGGAACAAAGCGTTACACGCTGCGTTGCTGTTAGGCGTATCGACAGTGGCTGGCGCGATTATAGCAACGCTTCTTTCTAATTATTTTGTTCCAAGTGAACAGATCGTTGCGGTTGCGATCGCATTCTCTGCTGGAATATTTATTTATGTGGCGTTAACCGATCTGCTTCCCGCCGTGAACGCTACCGGTGACAGACTTGCGTCTTCGTTTTTCTTTGTCGGAGTATCGCTGTATTTTTTGTTAAGCTGGGTAATTCAATCATTAACCCCAGCCTTGCATTAA
- a CDS encoding cytochrome c biogenesis CcdA family protein, with protein sequence MDVVNITVWLALGAGFLSFISPCMLPLYPSYLSYITGVSTKDLAGNKGMFQRRAMLHTVFFLIGFSIIFFALGLSASLLGDFFSTYQDIIRQLGAIFIISMGLFMLGIFQPRLLMKEKRFELKTRPSGYLGSVLVGITYAAGWTPCIGPIFSAILALGATNPEQSLIYVLAYTLGFAIPFFLMAFFIGRIKWINQYSQRLMKIGGAVMVVMGILLYTDKMTEITIWLIRLYGGFSGF encoded by the coding sequence ATGGATGTTGTAAATATTACGGTATGGCTGGCACTCGGTGCCGGCTTTTTATCTTTTATTTCTCCTTGTATGCTCCCGTTATACCCCTCTTATTTGTCGTATATTACGGGTGTTTCCACGAAAGATTTGGCCGGGAATAAAGGCATGTTTCAACGTCGGGCCATGTTACATACAGTGTTCTTCCTCATTGGGTTTTCTATTATCTTCTTTGCCCTAGGGCTTTCAGCCAGCCTTTTGGGGGATTTTTTCTCGACTTACCAGGATATCATTCGTCAACTGGGTGCAATTTTTATTATTTCGATGGGTTTGTTTATGCTCGGCATTTTCCAACCCCGTCTTTTGATGAAAGAAAAACGTTTTGAGTTAAAAACGAGGCCATCAGGCTATTTGGGTTCCGTCTTGGTTGGCATTACGTATGCGGCTGGATGGACACCTTGTATTGGTCCCATTTTCTCAGCCATTTTAGCTCTTGGAGCTACGAATCCCGAGCAATCTTTAATCTATGTATTGGCTTACACGCTGGGTTTTGCCATTCCGTTCTTCCTAATGGCCTTCTTCATCGGTAGAATAAAATGGATAAATCAATATTCACAACGATTGATGAAAATCGGTGGAGCCGTGATGGTTGTGATGGGAATTTTGCTGTATACAGATAAAATGACGGAAATCACGATATGGCTTATACGTTTGTATGGGGGATTCAGCGGGTTTTAA
- a CDS encoding redoxin domain-containing protein gives MGRHRKRIQASIFFFVLLVVGYTVTTSVFDRKETPPSVGDPVAAFSLETLNGGTLGPDDFKGQPMVINFWGTFCPPCVEETPALQRMYDKYKDQGIVILGINLGEKPIVRIQNFTERFGVTYPILLDPDLEIRDRYGVRSYPTTFFVDESGRVVEVKVGGMSEGYIESRILRLLQ, from the coding sequence ATGGGTAGACATAGGAAGCGGATTCAAGCGTCGATTTTCTTTTTCGTGCTGCTCGTCGTCGGGTATACGGTTACGACGAGCGTATTTGATCGCAAGGAGACCCCACCGAGCGTTGGCGATCCGGTGGCCGCGTTCTCTCTCGAGACGTTGAACGGAGGAACACTTGGTCCCGACGACTTTAAAGGCCAGCCAATGGTCATTAACTTCTGGGGGACTTTCTGTCCGCCGTGCGTAGAAGAGACGCCCGCACTGCAGCGGATGTACGATAAGTATAAGGATCAAGGCATCGTCATCCTTGGTATCAATCTGGGGGAGAAGCCGATCGTTCGGATCCAGAACTTTACGGAACGATTCGGCGTAACGTATCCGATTTTATTGGACCCCGATCTCGAGATACGGGACCGATATGGGGTTCGCTCGTACCCAACCACGTTCTTCGTGGACGAATCGGGCCGGGTTGTGGAAGTCAAAGTCGGCGGTATGTCGGAAGGGTATATCGAATCCCGGATCTTACGACTCCTTCAATAA